A portion of the Saimiri boliviensis isolate mSaiBol1 chromosome 1, mSaiBol1.pri, whole genome shotgun sequence genome contains these proteins:
- the C1H2orf68 gene encoding UPF0561 protein C2orf68 homolog isoform X2 produces the protein METGPHPRPGHCCKPGGRLDMSHGFVHHIRRNQIARDDYDKKVKQAAKEKVRRRHTPAPTRPRKPDLQVYLPRHRGSAHLVSSRNLHLNAPKSPLSDSPQELGRLISPQLSITITESIWEPARSLSAGLPHRAVF, from the exons ATGGAGACGGGGCCGCATCCCCGGCCGGGGCACTGCTGCAAGCCTGGCGGGCGTCTGGACATGAGCCACGGCTTCGTGCACCATATCCGACGGAACCAGATCGCCCG GGACGACTACGACAAGAAGGTGAAGCAGGCGGCCAAGGAGAAGGTGAGGAGGCGGCACACGCCCGCGCCGACGAGGCCCCGCAAGCCAGACCTGCAGGTGTACCTGCCGCGACACCGAG GTTCAGCTCACCTCGTCTCTTCCCGGAACCTCCACCTCAACGCTCCCAAATCTCCGCTGAGTGATTCTCCCCAAGAACTGGGACGACTCATAAGCCCCCAATTAAGCATCACTATCACAGAGAGTATCTGGGAGCCAGCAAGAAGTTTATCTGCCGGTTTGCCCCACCGTGCTGTATTTTAG
- the C1H2orf68 gene encoding UPF0561 protein C2orf68 homolog isoform X1, with protein sequence METGPHPRPGHCCKPGGRLDMSHGFVHHIRRNQIARDDYDKKVKQAAKEKVRRRHTPAPTRPRKPDLQVYLPRHRDVSAHPRNPDYEESSESSSSGGSELEPSGHQLFCLEYEADSGEVTSVIVYQGDDPGRVSEEVSSRTPLDPPMREALKLRIQEEIAKRQSRH encoded by the exons ATGGAGACGGGGCCGCATCCCCGGCCGGGGCACTGCTGCAAGCCTGGCGGGCGTCTGGACATGAGCCACGGCTTCGTGCACCATATCCGACGGAACCAGATCGCCCG GGACGACTACGACAAGAAGGTGAAGCAGGCGGCCAAGGAGAAGGTGAGGAGGCGGCACACGCCCGCGCCGACGAGGCCCCGCAAGCCAGACCTGCAGGTGTACCTGCCGCGACACCGAG ATGTCTCTGCCCACCCACGCAACCCAGACTATGAAGAATCCAGTGAAAGCAGCAGTAGTGGAGGCTCCGAGCTGGAGCCTTCTGGCCATCAGCTCTTCTGCTTAGAGTACGAGGCAGACAGTGGAGAGGTCACATCAGTTATCGTGTATCAG GGCGATGACCCAGGAAGGGTGAGTGAGGAGGTGTCATCACGCACGCCTCTGGATCCACCCATGCGAGAAGCCCTCAAGTTGCGTATCCAGGAGGAGATTGCAAAGCGCCAGAGCCGACACTGA